The Euryarchaeota archaeon sequence CCGGCGCCGCCGTCATAGTGTTCCTGGTGCGACGGATGGATTGATCAGAACACCGGTTCGTAGACCACGAACTGGCTTCTGAGGCGCCAGCCGTTGCCCGTGTCCTGGACGACCGTGACACCTTGTGCGGCCGCGTCTCCCGGCTCCCTGTCCTCGATCTCCAAGCGCCAGGTTCCAAGTCCTCGCGTCCCGGTGTATTTCGTCGCAAGATTGGATTCGGCTTCGGAGCGCGACCCGGCCGACTCGCTAGTCGATGCAGGAATGACATTGACCTCCGGGAAGATTATCTGGATCGTCCCCTGCGAGTTCACCTGTTCGTTCGTCATGGCCCCGTCCGGGCTCGTGACTTTCAGGCGGAACTGATCGTTCGGGTTGTCCGGGTCGGCAGCGTTCAACGGCTCATCGCTCCATTCGAGGATGAAAACCGCACGGGAGAGGTTCTTGACCGTAACTGGAACGGAGACCTGGGACGTCGCTCGGGCATCGGTTCGGCCTTCCTGAACGGGTCCGTCGATCGCGCGCGTGGCCCATGTCACCGGGAAGCTCCCCGTCTGCGGCGGGCTTTCCGTGACGTACGTGTAGCCCATGCCCGCGACGAGGAGGATAGCGCCTACGACGGCGATCAACGAATCGGTGCCCACGATCATGAATCGCTGGTCCCTCATATCTCGCTTGCCGTGAAATGTTCCCAACCCTTCCCCGAGATCGTCGATGAACGACCGTCGACGACGAGCTTGTTGCGACCCCGCGCCTCGGCCTTGCCGATGGCCGTCGACGCGCCTCCAGCGGCGCCGACCGGATAGTGCACGCCCTCGGTGACGATGTCGGACGTGAAGACCGAGAGCCGGGCGTCCGTTGGCAGCGCCGCACAGTCGTTGTCGAACGCCAAGAGGTTGCGCCGCACGGTGAAACGTCGTGTGATGAGGTCCACGGCCCGTCGCTGGCCGAGAGAAGAAAGCCTCAAGGCGCCCCCTACGCGCCCACGGGTCGGGCGGCGCGTTCCTCGTGGACGGATGCCAAGGCCCCCGTCGGGCAGACCCTGACGCAAAGGTCGCACTCGGTGCAATGGCGCAAGACTTCCACATCCGCCCGCCATAACGTGATGGCGGCTATGGGACACGCACCCACGCAACCGCCGCAATCCGTGCACAAGGGCCTTACAAAGTGGGGCACGCGAGATGGATCGTCGATCCCGCATAAAGGAGTGCCACCCTAAGGACGCGCGTTTGACGTCTGGGCCTGCCTTGTTCGCCAGCACCCGGCCGTACCTTTGCCGGCGCTGAAATACCTGACGACCATTCTCCAAGGTCCACGCGTCGTTCACTTCAGAGAAAAGCATTTTAGAAGTATCGCGCTCCCTTCCATGTGGCCCGCAGGAATCCTTCGAGGGACAAACGCCAACGTCGCGCCCAACTTTGGGCGAGGGTCCTCGCCATACTCATGGTAGGCATTCTCCTCCTGTCGACCCTCTACATCCTGTTCCAGAACTTGGCCGTTCCGGCTTCTTGAACGACCTCAGGAAATCTCGGCGCCGCTGTGGACCTCGTAGATGGGGTCATTGTACTCGACGAAGGTCGCCTTCGCCGTCGAAGGGATCTGGAACACGGCGACGCCCGCCCGCGTCACGCCCTTCCCCAGGAACTCGGGAAAGACGCCGCCCGGCGTGTTATCGGTCGTCCGCTCGTCATA is a genomic window containing:
- a CDS encoding 4Fe-4S binding protein produces the protein MPHFVRPLCTDCGGCVGACPIAAITLWRADVEVLRHCTECDLCVRVCPTGALASVHEERAARPVGA